One window of Mauremys mutica isolate MM-2020 ecotype Southern chromosome 20, ASM2049712v1, whole genome shotgun sequence genomic DNA carries:
- the CSRNP2 gene encoding cysteine/serine-rich nuclear protein 2, with protein MDAIASGSLKRKFEDVDVGSPVSNSDDEISNSDSADSCDSLNPPSTMGFIPTSILKRQKQLRRKNVRFDQVTVYYFARRQGFTSVPSQGGSSLGMAQRHNSVRRYTLCEFAQEQEVNHREILREHLKEEKLHAKKMKLTKNGTVESEEADGLTLEDVSDDDIDVENVEVDDYFFLQPLPTKRRRALLRASGVHRIDAEEKQELRAIRLSREECGCDCRLYCDPEACACSQAGIKCQVDRMSFPCGCSRDGCGNMAGRIEFNPIRVRTHYLHTIMKLELENKRQVSRPQALEEESLHGSGNDWLGTQPSETQDFQEFMAENETAVMHLQTAEELERLKAEEDSSDANIESLGVCILEEPLAVPEGLCPGLPTPILIQAQLPPGSSVLCFADSTEQAASAGGDQPYLNNGPVVYYQVDQRSVLGVKGESGTEESETPSPYANEKDLSIFSVPVASLVPCSRAVAPSKTEPSLPHESCRAAAAPPFRTNAPSSGLEQAPERVCELPSPEERSLGPALAV; from the exons ATGGATGCAATCGCCAGCGGCAGCCTCAAGAGGAAGTTTGAAGATGTGGATGtgggctcacccgtctccaacTCGGACGATGAGATCTCCAACAGCGACAGCGCCGACAGCTGCGATAGCCTCAACCCCCCAAGCACCATGGGCTTCATAC CCACGTCCATCCTGaagaggcagaagcagctgcGCAGGAAGAATGTGCGTTTCGACCAGGTGACCGTCTACTATTTTGCCCGGCGCCAGGGCTTCACCAGCGTGCCCAGCCAAGGGGGCAGCTCCCTGGGCATGGCCCAGCGCCACAACTCCGTCCGCAGGTACACGCTGTGCGAGTTCGCCCAGGAGCAGGAGGTGAATCATCGGGAGATCCTCCGGGAGCACCTCAAGGAGGAGAAACTCCATGCCAAGAAAATGAAG CTGACCAAGAACGGCACAGTGGAGTCAGAGGAGGCGGACGGCCTGACCCTGGAGGACGTGTCAGACGACGACATTGATGTGGAGAACGTGGAAGTCGATGACTATTTCtttctgcagccactgcccaCCAAGCGGCGCCGAGCCCTGCTCCGGGCCTCCGGGGTTCACCGCATCgatgctgaggagaagcaggaacTGCGCGCCATCCGCCTGTCGCGAGAGGAATGCGGCTGCGACTGCCGCCTGTACTGCGACCCTGAAGCCTGCGCTTGCAGCCAAGCTGGAATTAAATGCCAG GTGGATCGCATGTCCTTCCCGTGTGGCTGCTCCAGGGACGGCTGTGGGAACATGGCCGGGCGAATAGAATTTAATCCCATCCGGGTGCGGACTCACTATCTCCACACCATCATGAAGCTGGAGCTGGAGAACAAGCGGCAGGTGAGCCGGCCCCAGGCCCTGGAGGAGGAGTCTCTGCACGGCTCCGGCAACGACTGGCTGGGAACGCAGCCCTCGGAGACGCAAGACTTCCAGGAGTTCATGGCGGAGAACGAGACGGCCGTCATGCACCTGCAGACGGCGGAGGAGCTGGAGAGGCTGAAGGCTGAGGAAGACTCCAGTGACGCCAACATAGAGAGCTTAGGAGTGTGCATCCTTGAGGAGCCTCTGGCCGTGCCTGAGGGGCTGTGTCCAGGCCTACCCACGCCTATCCTCATTCAAGCCCAGCTCCCTCCGGGCTCGTCTGTCCTGTGCTTCGCAGACAGCACCGAGCAGGCAGCCTCGGCTGGGGGTGACCAGCCCTACTTGAACAATGGGCCGGTGGTGTACTACCAGGTGGACCAAAGGTCCGtgctgggggtgaagggggagAGTGGCACGGAGGAGTCGGAGACGCCCTCTCCTTACGCGAATGAGAAGGATCTGAGCATCTTCTCCGTCCCCGTGGCCTCGCTGGTGCCTTGCAGCAGAGCCGTGGCCCCAAGCAAGACGgagccctccctgccccacgaGAGCTGCAGGGCAGCCGCAGCTCCTCCGTTCCGTACAAACGCTCCGTCGTCCGGACTGGAGCAGGCCCCGGAGAGAGTGTGTGAGCTGCCTTCCCCGGAGGAGCGCTCCCTGGGGCCCGCCCTGGCTGTGTga